The sequence ATGCTTTACGCAAGGCCGGAGAATAGTACACAAGCAACTTTTCGACAATAAAATTGAAGACCACGCTCAGTCTTGGAATGTTGGTAAACCACAATTCCTTTTGCTAGAAAACCGAACGAACCTGTATTTGGACAATAAAGGAGGTTCGTTCACCCACCAGGTCAACATCAGCCCGCTGAATGTAATTCTACAAATTATATAAATCTAGACAAAGCTGCAGCGTAGCCAAGCAAAGATGCAAACATCCGCCGGTAAAAAGTCTACATTGCTGTTATGGCTCCCATGGAACACACTAGTTGAGCAAATTACAATTCCTGGTTCCTGTCATCAGGAAAGCAAAATTTTATCTAACTTGTAAACGAAACTTCCCTTGAGCTGCCTTGCTGGTTACATTTAAACTGCGTAGGCCTTGTTAACTCTTCTTAGGTTAATCTTAAACCTGTAATATAATACTTGGGTTAATACTAAGATCACCATCCTGTGCTGGTTCACGACACAAATCATCATGAGGCCCCAAACGCGAAAAGGTTTTGGTAACGGCAGGGTTTCATGCCGATCCAAAGATCCGTCCTTTCAAATCAGAAGCTATGCACGCGTATGCTTATGGTTTCTCTTTcacatttctttatttctttcacaacgtgtaacaaaaaggctatatatagctatatataatatagtttattttatttcattaattttattGGTGGGTAGTCGGGTACAGGCTATGTTTGTGCTATAACTCCACTCCAGAAACGAAGTTTTGATTGAAGGCACGGATGCCCGACTTTATTCCAATCCACTTGTTCAAAAATCCTTATAAAAATTAAAGTTGAAAAATTATTGGATAGAGAATTGGCAAGAGAATGCGCTTGGTTTTTATTAAAGGTCATTAATTTCTTATTGTATTCCTGCCACAAGGGACGAATCAGATCCATAAACAAAATATATATATGGCTTTTCAAATTTCTCGCAGGATGTCTATCACTATGAATCCAGTAAATACTTAAAGTGTGATATGGAGTTGGGTAgttgaaaatcatatttttgcgTAACGCAATGATATTTttgatttcgaaattttctcatCATTCATAGGCATATAGTATTACACTCTTCCATTTCAACGAACAAGATTATTCGATGCATCGCTTTATTCAAGAACAAATCCTTAtaaatccttcttcttcttcattggcatttttttattgtctttattaatgaggttttcggcccttgaccggttcacctcaaggttcattggcattacatcccccactgggacattgccgcctcgcagattagtgttTCATTAAgcaaactgcgaggtttctaagccagttaccatttttgcattcgtatatcaggcaaacacgatgatactttcatgcccagggaagtcgagacaaattccaaatcgaaaattgcctagaccggcaccgggaatcgaacccagccactctcagcatggtcttgctttgtagccacgcatcctaccgcacggctaaagggcaagccagagtagacgcgacgagcgatgcgacgcgacacgacacacgtaaaagaataacaatcattatcaacaggctgtcaaattgcactgtcgcgtcgcatcgcacgtcgcgtttactctggcttgcccctaaggaGGGCCGTTATAAAACCTAAGCCTTTCTAAATGTTTTAAGTTTCCGCTTGGAAGAATTCGAATATGCCTTTTCAAGAAGTCCCCATCGTCATGGTTCCATGTTCGAATGATTCTTGCAACCGGGCGAGCTGTTAAACAACAGTGGTGATCAAGTATACAATCAGAGACTCCTCAACCTACTAGCCACTTTGGCaacatatttttcttcaaaagatCCTTTTTGAATTGTATGCACTTAACTCCTGGGCGGACTAATTGGTCGTCCTCTTCTCACCGACAAGATAGGTGTCACCAACAATGATGGACTTGGTTTCGAAAATGCCGTCATTAAAGAACATGATTGATAGATTGATGCATCATAGGTCCCATCCCATGATAAACGTTACGTTTACCATTGGCCTTCTTATCTAGACCGTAGGGAATTGCTTATTTGATGATACCTGATGATCATAGATGATCATTGCAGTAAGGCACTATCACAACAGCATTGGACGGCGTCATGTGCGAGTAGGTTTGGCTTAAGGCTGGAACTGATTTCCTCTGGCAAGTTGCATTTTGATTTGTCCATTGTACAACCTAGGTCCTTGGCTTTTCTTGGCCGAGACCACATCGTTTGTTATAACCGGATCCTTGCTGGTCtttgtaatttgtttattttattggtCTTTCCAATCAGATGTTTAATATTGATGCGCTCCACGCATGGCACTTTGTTTTCTGGAAAGAAAATGTTTCCTTCTTTTAAGAAAATCGAAACACAAATTCTCCATAAAAagatattgccgatttcactaatttgaagagttatgtgtagattgtgatttgccggATTCTTTTCACACACTCATGGGCCatacacaattgatacgtttgcgtgcgttttgacagttttcccatggaaaaactgtcaaaacgcacgcaaacgtaattgtgtttgacccatcACTCTCATTCAGGTTGATCgattttgttactgaaatttaccctaTTATAACCAATTACTCGTgcgtcacatgtaagcgtgtacactaaatcgattcccgccatgatttgacgtctgtttgttttcagattgagcactcacacaaatattatacacggaaaatcaaacttgtttgagtgtattgaatgtgagaaaaagatgagtgtgaaaaaaatctcgctaaactcttataaagtgcaaaaagcgcaataaacaaacaacatatttttttttccgagatgccatataaacataaaaacCAGTGCAGCCAAaacaatttaatttttgtttcggCACATTTCGGCACAGTATACGGCACACTGGGCACAATCAGTCATTTTTGAAGTGTGCCGAGTGGTTTACCCCTTGAAAATATCTTttctatagatagtagaatctatagatgagcgaaagcatggctgagtcgatttttttgactgtgcccacgcgcatatgacgtcacagcccttaacgtttccattgaaatcgtgacgtcatgctcgtttggagacacgtttgacagttcgtttggagacagaggatttatcttcgctcatctacatattccactatctataagaAAAACtatgttgagcttttagtggaatttgtttacttgtcataagacgagttcgtacaattccatttaattccaccacttgattgtacctttggcagatacatatttcgacctcaacagtaaggcgtAGCACTGTTACTTGAATAATAACCATTCCATGAGTGTCcgatacagtcgggattcgctggttgggatcttaataGATATACTCGATttagttgaaaaccggaatacgggactagcgaagttggatttttctagCTTGCGCACTACTAGCGACTAGCGCactactagcgaagttaggtttaacgtacggattgtgagaaaaatccatctTCTATAGTCCTCCATTTCGGTTTTCTATACTTGACTAGCGATcgatacttgggtcactttttagttgggcctccgctggtcagttgacccaactaaaaaaccgaattcgttagttgggccgaggtcgtggcccaaccagcgaatcgcgactgtactaAAAAAAACTGCACTAAAATGACATGCGTAGCGtgattgaaataaataatatttattttaataccCCCGCACCCGTCTATGAGACGTTTGATTGAAACTCTATGTCCAATTTGTCTCAGTGTATGAAGAAGGCAAAAAACCTATTCAAAATATGATTAACAGTGTAAATTCTGTTTTCAAAATGTGTAAAATTAATTTTGCGTTTAAGTATGACATGTTATTTGAAATGTCAAACAAAATTTACTGCAAAATCTAGAGAAACATGTAAAAACGTCTAcatattatttattatgtttcaatttaaataggTATGATTTTTGCGTACGAGCACCGAGCAAGCAACTAATGTTTTAGTAGGAATAAATAATACACACAAGTATTACATAATAAACATAAATGAAAGTAAAAAAGGTAAAGCAAGTAATGACATAATTTATtgcgattttaatattaattgatacactatatattatttattgttaGTCTAGTGTCGTTATTTGTTGCAGTTTTTGCAGCAGCTTTTTTGCTGGACGTTTGCTGTTTCATCGAATTCAATTATGATAAAGTTCTAATTATTTTGACTAGAAAAAGTGTTTTTATACCATAACGATTACGATAAATGTCTCTCTGTAATCGTACCTAGAGAGGATAATGAATTCCGTTGAAGAAGTAACCGTAGTGGACGTGTACGATTTAGCATCGGATGTCGGCAAAGAGTTTGAGAAAATTATCGACAAAAATGGACCTAATTCGGTGGCCGACCTAATCCCCAAAGTTATCAACATACTGGAACTACTAGAAACACTAGCGGTCCGCCGAGAGGGGGAGTGTGCGTTAGTTCAGGAATTAAATGATAAAATTTGTCAGCTTGAAAATGATAAACAGGAGAAGGCTgagttcaagaaaaaaatcgatAAGGTGAGTTTGTCGATACGCAATCCATGAGTCAGATGTTGTCCTATTTATATACCTACTTTACTTAACTTGTTATTCTCTAGAGATATTGTGATTTCTATGGTGTTTGAGCATCGCCCACGTCGAGAATACTCCTTAAGATAAATGATAAATCATACAAATATGCAGGGCTGGAAGCGAGCAATTTTTGCAGCGGAGAATGAAAAAATACATATCAAAGATACAATATTACACATTTCTATCTTTGAAATGTGTTATTAAAATCGAATTGTGTTTATTCGAAGCaagatttttcttttttattcaacCTTTCTATTGAAGGTAACGTAACGTAAAAACTGGAACACATAAGCAGTGCCATGAATACTTTTCAGTATTTGGAATGAATTAACGGTGCTATGTAATAAAGAACTTGGAAGATTTTGAATCCAAACttcgaaaataatttattaatagcTGCATCACAAAGAAAAGATGGAACATTTGAGTCATGTCTTTCTCTCACAGTAAAAGGAAGTAAAAAAGCTAAACTAGTTCATAAGTTTAACAATGGGTTGGTTTGTGTTTGAATACCTGACTTGAAAACGGCTTTTTCATTCCTTCTACAGTgttgttcattttgtaatttatttattgtcataACGGAAGCCTACAGGTTACCCCATATTTTAGGTCAAGGAAGATACATTAATATTGAAAGAAACGGTCGGAATATAAGACAGAGTAGGAGTGCTAATACAGTAGTTTAACTAAATCTAGGTTCTGGTATCGGGTGTGTTATAGAGTCTAGCTTCTGTAATTGCGCGATCGCCCACGTCGAGAATACTCCTTAAGATAAATGATAAATCATACGAATATGCAGGGCTGGAAGCGAGCAATTTTTGCAGCGGAGAATGAAAAAATACATATCAAAGATACAATATTACACATTTCTATCTCTGAAATGTGTTATTAAAATCGAattgtcacttgtcataagacgaatttatacaatcccattgaattccaccacttaattgtatcttgacagatacgtatttcgacctcaacagtaaggccgtcttcagtgtctcgtacttgactcgactaagtcgagggggcacaccactcgatacggatgTAGAATAAAGATAATGTtacgaataaaataatgaaaataaactgATTTGTCGCTTAAGAATAATAAACATATTATTagtaataaattaatttattactAATAATATGTTTATTATTCTTAAGCGACAAATcagtttattttcattattttattcgtaACATTATCTTTATTCTAcaacggaggcggcggacaactgtaatttttgttgattcagctttgctacgtcgcagcatgcgtgaaaaaataaaaatgacagttgtgcgttgcttccgtatcgagtggtgtgcccccgaaaacgcgagcactttgaaacttggattctgtcaggagtgaccttaacgaaTAACTGTCCACAGATCTCTTCAAATTTTATCGATATCTGGCAATGTGGATAGCAATGGCTTACTCCACGATCGGGTGGTGATAATAAAAAGGGAGAGATGATGTTTTACGACAGCATAATTCTTCCATGCAGGGTTCCTGGTGACTGATTATGGCTGTAGATCTCCTATTTGGTAGGTACTTCGGTCAGCCGTGCTCTCCCTCGTCTCTACTGTAGCTACTCAGTGGCTATCTCTCTTAAGATATCAGATTGACGAACAattgaaatcggtccaaggTTCTGTTCTGTTGGGCTGTTCTGAGTGTAGTGTATTTGAACATGGTAAGCATTAGGTATATGCTTTTATTTTGTATGGAGACTGTGAGGTCCATTGATGCTCCCGTGATACAGTGACGGTCTTGTGTAAAGTTACAGGCTCTCCGGTTCGACTCTTTTGACGTCCACGCTTCTTGTTCGTAAAGGACCactggggcctcattgcgcatctccttccgacagctctttcgtatgacagtttgcatggtttgctcgtttcgagtcgaggtgcgcaatgccacccctggtaaATACAGAGTGAATttcaatacgtcttttcacttcacgggaaacgtcattgttacatgttgtcacaagcgttccaaggtaaacaaattcttcatcaacttcaaacacatcttCAACAAGTACTACCTCAGCACCGACACCACTATAGGTCTCTCGCTATCCCCGAACAGGATAAATTGGCtaaataatacctaattctgttattgataccatactctgttatgaactagccctgcataaaaggtaaaataccaaaggaataataccaaaaactaatatgcacaatacttgagccataacatactcagctattaaattgaatttcaataacaaatgcgtaaccaattattattcgtttggtattgaaatacctaagcatataagtttttggtattattgtttggtattttacctcttatgcaaggctagttcataccaatttctgttatcgaggtcgtcgctcctgcttcCTGCTTCCTGCTTCCTGCAACTATGTACTTTTTCTTAGGTAGAgttaaaaaaattgtaattttgtacgccgagttcagaagggtgatcgcTCTGTAATTCGCACACTCTAGACTGTGCCCTTTCTATAACAAACGAGGCCACCCAACCAGCCGGTATTCAGTTTTTCATGTTcccatttttttaataatgtgGAGGATCAATTGATgcagcttctcacttctcggttTAAGAAGATCGACAGGGATATCACCCTTCCCAGGAGCTTGACTGGTTTTCAGCTCATTAAGAACCTTCTTAATCTCATCTAGCGTATGTGGTTCCACGGCTTGATAGTCGCCGACtgtgtccatcctgctccttaatacaccttcgttTTTAGCATTctacaaatcttcgaagtgctccttccacctggctgccaccatggtcttatctgtcagcaaattctctCTCGGTCATTACACATGGCGAACAATGCCGCAGTCTTATGGCGCTTGTAATTGGCAGTTGCCTAAAACCTCCGTATTTCGTTTGTAATCATGTTCTCTTGCCTTTCAATTATCGCATTCTCTTCGTCCTATCTTttctttctgcggtggattcgtttctcttctgcgcTTGCTGAACGGGGCCGCTCTCTTTTGCTACGGGTAtaagccactagcattcgactcctcgcagcatttttctcgtccgttactcgctggcactcctcatttcgtgaattcgtgacgttggataatttttgcaactacaaggtagtgatccgagtcaatgtttGGGCCTCTGAAGGACTTTACATGTATAGCATCCAAGAAATGCCGTCCGTCGATTAGCACGTGATCtgatctgtgagcaagtgtcgcTACTTGGATGCTTGCGGATATTCTGACGTGCAAAATAGTTGCTGCTGATTGCCATCCTTCTAGCAGCGGCAGCAAAGGTCACATAAGTCGTAGACCATTATCGTTGATAGCGTGACGAAGGCTTTCCGGACCAATGGCAGGGCGATAGCACAAGGCATTCGGTATGAGACGATGAGTCTACATGTCCTTTGTTAAGCTATCCCAATCTCGTTGTCATCTGAATAGAGATGCAGCCATCGAGGTCCTACTAGTGTTCCTGGCGCTCCATATGTCGTAGTATTTTGTATAATCCTTAACGACCATGGGTAAAATGTCTACGATTGCGCATGCTGCGTCTTGCAATACGGTGGGTATAGAAGCGCGTTTACAGGACGTATTATTCGTGGTTGCTGAATATGAGTTTGTAGTCGATCATTATCCCGAGTTGGTTCAGTGATCTCTTTGAAACTATCTTGCAATAGTCGACGTTAATCGACGTCTTCTACATCGACTTACATTACGATCGATCGATATGATACTGCTACCTGACTACGAATTCCAGGCAGACAGCCTATTGGCGAACAaacgttgcatgaagaagaagaagcatagagatgaaattcgaaaaaaattgcacggggaagcataacgaagaaaatttttaaactctttttaaaaaatctagaaccaatttaattaaaaacggttagcagtacggggtcgGAAATTTCTTAAACTGTGCATAAAGTGCAATATCACTAAATAAACTACCTGATGGTTTGGTAGCAGCACCATTTTCTACCACTTCAATATATCCGGCAATGCGCGTTCATTTAGGCATCTCTGTATGGCTTCCTTAAACATGTCAACATCGTTCGTCTCACTTTCTAAAAAAAGATCGTTTTTCAGTTCAGACACTATTCAGTCAGTTCAGACACTATAGTGCATCTTCCCTCGTCTTAATAATGTGCATATGATGCTACAATTGTCATTGGCGATCTTGCCCACTTTCCCTTATTAGGTAACCTAGAGACAGTTATGAGAACTAGAGCCATAAATGTACTTTAAGTAATAAACTGAAAAATAACTGCGATCAAATTATCTTGGAAAGTCCTCAACCCCTCAGATCAGAGGTCTTTAAGTACTTTTACAATTCATACTCTATAGTCCTGATTTGAGACCTCGTAACGAACAGCTAGGGCtggttttattttctatttttggaagatttttttcagtaaCACTATTTTCTATCTTTATATCAGGAAATGGAGTCAATTGAAGAACAATGGCGCATCGAAACACGGGATTTGCTGCAATTGATAAGTcgtttgcaaaatgaaaatcgGCGACTCATCAAAGCTCAAAGCAATGATACATTGTCTCCTAAAGGTTACCAAAGCGATACGCCGAGCGTTGATAGTCAATCAGGCAACATGTTTTGCACGACTTGTGATTCGTCTACTATATCTAAACTGAAATCGAAAATCAATGAACAAAGCGATGAATTAAAGCTTAAGGAAAGGGAATTTCATGAAAAACAGTCGGAAATTTCTAGCATGTCTACACAGATTGAAAGACTGAAAAATTCATTGGGAGAATGTCGCAGGAGACAAAAATTATCGCAAAACCAGATTATTAATTTGTTTGAGGAACGTGCCGATTTTCTGGCTAAGCTGCAGGATCAGAGTCATGAAATAACAACGCTGCGCAAGCGGCTTGGGATAGCAGAGAAGGAAAATGAAGACTTGACAGACTTGGTCAAGGAAGATGAAAAACCTCGCTTTTCAACTGTGGAGCTGAAGGAAGTTTTGACAGAGCGCAACGAATTGAAGCTGAGGGTCAACGACTTGGAGCAGGAACTCCTTGCGTGCAAACAACCAACTGTAGTCGATAGCGAAAACGACGTAAGTTCCACTTCAATCGAAGATCTACCCGTGCAGGGTCCATTGCCATATGAACCAGATGACGCTCCCTGGAAGAAGCACTCCGAAAGCGGCATCCGTAAATTGTAAGTATGATCTATAAACTAGCATGCTCTTTAAACTGGAATTTTTATCATTTGTAACTTATTTGTTTAGTTTCCATTATGCACATGGTTGTAGTCCTGGAACTACTGACTAATATATCCGCATATTATCTTGGTTCTAAGCTCATTTTGCTTTGATTCTTACACCATATGTTCTCGCTGTTATCAACCATCGTTTTTTCTGCTGAATTCCATCGAATTATTGATTCAATTATTTATTCCAGTTTATTGAAGACATACATTTTTGATATGTGCATATTGAGTAACGAAAGCATTGAACTTCAACAGTTTTGTACGTTTACAGCTTCCGAAAGTTGTTCTCTGATGTGAACACCGATACTGCAAGCTTCCCGCGCCGTTCGGTTTCTACTTTGACTAAAATGGCTTTATCATCTGGACCTCACAGTGACATTCcaatataaattattttattactaCCATCAGTATTAGTAACTTGTTGTGATGTTCATTGTTTCGTTTGAGTAGCATAAGGTTATAACGTAGTGGAAGTAGAGGGATATCaatgtcaaaaacaaaaacgatatCACACTACAAGTGGCTTACCATTCGACTCCATAATAAGTTTTTTGTCGATAAGTCATGGTTTGCCACTTGAATGTTACGTATTCATTTATTGAGAAATCCTTAAAGAACTTAATTGACTGAtataacttacttacttatggatcctgtacacctccggtggtgcaaagggccgacttgaaagatctccatcctgagcgttgcccggctatcgctttaacctgttgccaggttagatttcggtcgacttcttttatttctttattgaggc comes from Armigeres subalbatus isolate Guangzhou_Male chromosome 2, GZ_Asu_2, whole genome shotgun sequence and encodes:
- the LOC134211639 gene encoding RILP-like protein homolog isoform X1 is translated as MNSVEEVTVVDVYDLASDVGKEFEKIIDKNGPNSVADLIPKVINILELLETLAVRREGECALVQELNDKICQLENDKQEKAEFKKKIDKEMESIEEQWRIETRDLLQLISRLQNENRRLIKAQSNDTLSPKGYQSDTPSVDSQSGNMFCTTCDSSTISKLKSKINEQSDELKLKEREFHEKQSEISSMSTQIERLKNSLGECRRRQKLSQNQIINLFEERADFLAKLQDQSHEITTLRKRLGIAEKENEDLTDLVKEDEKPRFSTVELKEVLTERNELKLRVNDLEQELLACKQPTVVDSENDVSSTSIEDLPVQGPLPYEPDDAPWKKHSESGIRKFFRKLFSDVNTDTASFPRRSVSTLTKMALSSGPHSDIPI
- the LOC134211639 gene encoding RILP-like protein homolog isoform X2 — protein: MNSVEEVTVVDVYDLASDVGKEFEKIIDKNGPNSVADLIPKVINILELLETLAVRREGECALVQELNDKICQLENDKQEKAEFKKKIDKEMESIEEQWRIETRDLLQLISRLQNENRRLIKAQSNDTLSPKGYQSDTPSVDSQSGNMFCTTCDSSTISKLKSKINEQSDELKLKEREFHEKQSEISSMSTQIERLKNSLGECRRRQKLSQNQIINLFEERADFLAKLQDQSHEITTLRKRLGIAEKENEDLTDLVKEDEKPRFSTVELKEVLTERNELKLRVNDLEQELLACKQPTVVDSENDVSSTSIEDLPVQGPLPYEPDDAPWKKHSESGIRKFFVRLQLPKVVL